A genomic stretch from Gemmatimonadaceae bacterium includes:
- a CDS encoding alpha/beta hydrolase has product MDADLLRIPVGPGSMHVERYGHGGAPILLVHGFGTCSFLWREIGPVLATASRTAFSVDLFGYGESDRPFDAQFGIAAQSDYLDRALTALRLSRATVVGIDLGAAVAMHLAYNRPERVERLVLINPIAFDDVPAEDIKTMQRNTARFAFRISRGTLGAAPLMRELLEKSVANPEHMPDPLLARYLAPYVGQDGVNHLLALGRAVDEDDMADVDLTQLDCPTLIVWGDQDPFVTPKLGDRLADTIPGSRLVRLPGTGRLVPEEAPDTLTNMILEFVGAAGMVARTE; this is encoded by the coding sequence ATGGATGCAGACCTTCTGAGAATCCCCGTCGGCCCGGGCTCGATGCACGTCGAGCGCTACGGGCACGGCGGGGCACCCATTCTCCTCGTACACGGCTTCGGCACGTGCAGTTTCCTGTGGCGAGAGATCGGACCGGTGCTCGCGACAGCGAGCCGCACCGCATTCTCCGTCGACCTCTTCGGCTACGGCGAATCTGACCGTCCCTTCGACGCACAGTTCGGAATCGCCGCACAATCCGACTACCTCGACCGCGCGCTCACCGCGTTGCGCCTCTCGCGCGCGACGGTCGTCGGCATCGACCTGGGCGCGGCCGTCGCAATGCACCTCGCCTACAATCGGCCCGAGCGCGTCGAACGGCTGGTCCTGATCAATCCGATCGCGTTCGACGACGTGCCGGCCGAAGACATCAAGACGATGCAGCGGAACACGGCGCGCTTCGCCTTTCGCATCTCGCGCGGCACACTCGGCGCCGCTCCTCTCATGCGCGAGCTGCTCGAGAAGAGTGTTGCGAACCCCGAGCACATGCCCGATCCGTTACTCGCGCGATACCTGGCGCCCTATGTCGGTCAGGATGGCGTAAATCACCTGCTCGCGCTCGGCCGCGCGGTCGACGAGGACGACATGGCCGACGTCGACCTCACGCAGCTCGACTGTCCGACATTGATCGTTTGGGGAGATCAGGATCCGTTCGTGACGCCGAAACTTGGCGACCGATTGGCGGATACCATCCCAGGCAGCCGGCTCGTGCGTCTGCCCGGTACGGGCCGGCTCGTACCCGAGGAAGCGCCGGACACTCTGACCAACATGATCCTGGAGTTCGTCGGCGCGGCCGGAATGGTGGCGCGCACGGAGTGA